The Mercurialis annua linkage group LG2, ddMerAnnu1.2, whole genome shotgun sequence genome contains a region encoding:
- the LOC126667958 gene encoding pyruvate kinase isozyme A, chloroplastic, translating to MSQSLHFSPNLTFAKQPLPKLPHSSSRFSVINYNTKSLSIKASSTSSDPNSKTTTSSPPQAFISDNGTGNSAALLQNYNNNNNISDSSTIEVDAVTETELKENGFRSTRRTKLVCTIGPATCGFDELEALAVGGMNVARINMCHGTREWHKSVIERVRRLNEEKGFAVAIMMDTEGSEIHMDDLGGAFSAKAEDGEIWTFSVRAYDSPRPERTINVNYDGFAEDVKVGDELLVDGGMVRFEVIEKIGPDVKCRCTDPGLLLPRANLTFWRDGSLVRERNAMLPTISPKDWLDIDFGIAEGVEFIAISFVKSAEVIYHLKSYIAARSRDSDIAVIAKIESIDSLKNLEEIILASDGAMVARGDLGAQIPLEQVPSAQQKIVQLCRQLNKPVIVASQLLESMIEYPTPTRAEVADVSEAVRQRADALMLSGESAMGQYPDKALAVLRSVSVRIERWWREEKRYEAMELPTVGSSFSDSISEEICISAAKMANNLEVDALFVYTKDGHMASLLSRCRPDCPIFAFTTTTSVRRRLNLKWGLIPFRLSFADDMDSNLNKTFYLLKARGMIKSGDLVIAVSDMLQSIQVMNVP from the exons ATGTCGCAGTCTCTCCATTTCTCGCCGAACCTCACCTTCGCCAAACAACCGCTCCCGAAGCTCCCTCACTCCAGCTCGCGGTTCTCAGTCATCAACTACAATACTAAATCACTCTCAATCAAAGCCTCCTCCACGTCATCAGATCCTAATTCCAAAACGACGACGTCGTCTCCTCCTCAAGCCTTCATTTCCGATAACGGAACAGGAAACAGCGCCGCGTTGTtgcaaaactataataataataacaatatttCTGATTCGAGTACAATTGAAGTGGACGCCGTGACGGAGACGGAGCTGAAGGAGAACGGATTTAGGAGTACGCGTCGGACGAAGCTGGTGTGCACGATTGGACCGGCGACGTGTGGATTTGATGAGCTGGAAGCGTTGGCGGTCGGAGGGATGAACGTGGCGAGAATAAACATGTGTCACGGGACACGTGAGTGGCACAAGAGTGTGATAGAGAGGGTTAGGAGATTGAATGAAGAGAAAGGTTTTGCTGTTGCTATTATGATGGATACTGAAGGTAGTGAGATTCATATGGATGACTTAGGCGGTGCTTTTTCTGCTAAAGCCgag GATGGTGAAATCTGGACATTTAGTGTTAGAGCTTACGACTCGCCTCGCCCGGAACGGACAATCAATGTGAATTATGATGGTTTTGCTGAGG ATGTGAAAGTTGGTGATGAACTCCTAGTTGATGGTGGAATGGTTAGATTTGAGGTGATTGAAAAGATTGGTCCAGATGTTAAGTGCCGATGTACCGATCCTGGACTGTTATTGCCTCGAGCTAATTTGACTTTTTGGAGGGACGGGAGTCTTGTACGAGAACGGAATGCCATGCTCCCAACAATTTCCCCTAAA GATTGGTTGGACATTGATTTTGGTATTGCAGAAGGCGTTGAGTTTATTGCAATATCATTTGTCAAGTCTGCTGAAGTGATTTATCATCTTAAGAGCTACATTGCTGCAAGGTCTCGTGATAG CGACATAGCTGTCATTGCAAAAATAGAAAGTATTGACTCTTTAAAGAATTTAGAAGAGATCATTCTAGCATCGGATGGAGCTATGGTGGCCAGAGGAGATCTGGGTGCTCAGATACCATTGGAGCAGGTCCCATCAGCCCAGCAAAAAATTGTTCAGCTTTGCAGGCAGTTAAATAAGCCTGTTATTGTTGCTTCTCAATTACTTGAATCTATGATTGAATACCCTACACCCACCAGAGCAGAAGTGGCTGATGTTTCTGAAGCTGTTAGGCAACGGGCTGATGCTTTGATGCTCTCTGGTGAGTCAGCCATGGGTCAGTACCCAGACAAGGCATTGGCTGTGCTGAGAAGTGTCAGTGTGAGAATTGAGAGGTGGTGGAGAGAAGAGAAGCGCTATGAAGCAATGGAACTCCCAACAGTTGGATCCTCATTTTCTGACTCTATTTCAGAAGAGATTTGCATCTCTGCTGCCAAGATGG CTAACAATTTGGAGGTAGATGCACTTTTTGTCTATACAAAGGATGGTCACATGGCATCGCTATTGTCTCGTTGCCGGCCTGACTGCCCAATATTTGCTTTTACGACTACGACATCTGTACGGAGACGCTTGAACTTAAAGTGGGGGCTGATTCCTTTCCGCCTGAGCTTTGCTGATGATATGGATAGCAACCTTAACAAAACATTCTATCTGCTCAAGGCTAGAGGAATGATAAAATCTGGTGACCTTGTTATAGCTGTTTCAGATATGTTACAGTCCATCCAAGTTATGAATGTTCCTTAG
- the LOC126669843 gene encoding uncharacterized protein LOC126669843, translated as MGGFLSTFWFMLFPAKEYKIVVVGLDNAGKTTTLYKLHLGEVVTTHPTVGSNVEELVYKNIKFEVWDLGGQERLRTSWATYYRGTHAIIAVIDSTDRARISIMKDELFRLLGHEDLQHSVILVFANKQDLKDAMTPAELTDALSLHSIKNHDWHIQACCALTGDGLYDGLGWIAQRVTGKAPS; from the exons ATGGGTGGGTTTTTATCAACGTTTTGGTTCATGTTATTTCCTGCAAAGGAGTATAAGATTGTGGTGGTTGGTTTAGATAATGCTGGCAAAACGACGACGCTTTATAAGTTGCACTTAGGAGAGGTGGTTACTACTCATCCTACTGTTGGCAGCAATGTTGAAGAGCttgtttacaaaaatatcaaattcgAG GTGTGGGATCTTGGGGGGCAAGAGAGACTTAGGACATCATGGGCAACATATTATCGCGGCACTCATGCTATCATTGCGGTGATCGATAGCACAGATAGAGCAAGAATCTCCATAATGAAGGATGAACTTTTCAGGCTGCTTGGCCATGAAGATCTACAACATTCTGTTATACTCGTCTTTGCAAATAAACAAGATCTCAAGGATGCCATGACCCCAGCCGAGCTAACTGATGCTCTTTCGCTTCATAGCATTAAGAACCATGATTGGCACATCCAAGCCTGCTGTGCACTAACCGGTGACGGTTTGTATGATGGTCTAGGGTGGATCGCACAGCGAGTTACCGGAAAAGCACCAAGTTGA
- the LOC126669844 gene encoding guanine nucleotide-binding protein subunit gamma 2, with translation MQSDWSDSSGPITQRVNSLAPVTDTRGKHRIQAELKRLEQESRFLEEELEQLDKMGKASTACIEMLTIVDTRPDPLLPITLGPINPLWDRWFERAQESKGCRCCML, from the exons ATGCAATCTGATTGGTCTGATTCTTCGGGTCCGATTACTCAGCGTGTTAATTCTTTAGCTCCTGTTACTGATACTAGAGGAAAGCATAGGATACAAGCTGAACTCAAACGGCTTGAGCAAGAATCTAGATTCTTAgag GAAGAGTTGGAACAGCTTGATAAGATGGGAAAGGCCTCAACTGCGTGTATTGA AATGTTAACCATCGTGGACACTAGACCAGACCCGCTGTTGCCAAT AACGCTTGGACCTATAAATCCGTTATGGGATCGATGGTTCGAACGTGCTCAAGAATCGAAAGGTTGCAGATGTTGCATGCTTTAA
- the LOC126667207 gene encoding leucine-rich repeat extensin-like protein 3 — protein MAGSGSATLVHSWKPHLQSGGARLVHIEAPLEKWHVIVPMNLNLVKMLPPPTVSAISTKLINNSILPFYKSIALTTKPPNYLLLRNSLTVRNQIPPEVPGKIPPEFPRSPDYAPAPSVPPEFPTAPPEIETTPPEIITQPPITPEITTPGPGPEYPVPPPPTPPPDIPLPPPGTPPPAPPNRLPPRVPPDPDILPPPTYPPPDIHPPPDLPPEIRPPPGPIVAFGSVSIANFLFLSFIYVVQSDI, from the exons ATGGCTGGGAGTGGTAGTGCCACGTTGGTCCACTCATGGAAGCCCCACTTGCAAAGTGGCGGTGCCAGGTTGGTCCACATTGAAGCCCCACTTGAAAAGTGGCACGTCATTGTCCCC ATGAACCTTAATCTGGTAAAAATGTTGCCTCCTCCTACTGTCTCTGCAATTTCAACGAAACTTATCAACAATTCAATACTCCCATTTTACAAATCAATCGCCCTCACAACAAAACCACCGAATTACTTGCTTCTACGTAATTCACTGACAGTACGTAATCAAATTCCACCTGAAGTTCCGGGAAAGATTCCACCGGAATTCCCAAGAAGCCCTGATTATGCACCGGCTCCTTCAGTTCCGCCTGAATTTCCAACAGCTCCTCCAGAGATTGAGACAACTCCACCGGAAATTATAACGCAGCCTCCGATCACTCCAGAGATAACAACTCCTGGACCGGGACCGGAATATCCAGTCCCACCGCCTCCAACTCCTCCACCTGATATCCCACTCCCACCGCCAGGAACACCGCCGCCTGCGCCACCTAATAGGCTCCCTCCAAGGGTACCTCCTGATCCTGATATTTTACCACCGCCTACTTATCCACCTCCTGATATTCATCCACCACCTGATCTTCCGCCAGAAATAAGGCCGCCGCCTGGACC AATTGTTGCTTTTGGTTCTGTTTCCATTGCCAACTTTCTATTTCTTAGTTTCATTTATGTAGTTCAAAGCGATATATAG
- the LOC126667629 gene encoding protein LIKE EARLY STARVATION, chloroplastic: MASNLSYYPRATAHSSLFPTTPQPRRELQRLLFSSTAKTSRGGRVKAVLDNNGESYLDMWKNAVDRENKSVEFQNMAERLSGTETGGEILNDDFEKKTEDFKKIVEYSKEERDRIQRMQVVDRAAAAIAAARAIIQETRPVNSDGGDDDHLQSNSTQGTTDGSVFVSQSETSGNGAPGPDFWSWTPPPDDRTQNDFDLMEVKKPLKPLFPRSRVAVKDRSSSYLDIPLQSKLSPTGFNSSLPPLQSLMEVKKEAVSESSLETPSLKEEERELDLVFMEHAIEAGYVLATEEEDKACSGVEPDGSRWWKEKGIERRPDGVICRWTMLRGVSVDQDVEWQEKYWEAADAFGHKELGSEKSGRDATGNVWREYWKESMWQESGLVHFEKTADKWGKNGTGDEWQEKWWEHYDASNKAEKWAHKWCTIDPNTQLEAGHAHAWHERWGEKYDGYGGSIKYTDKWAERCEGDDWTKWGDKWDEHFDPNGHGVKQGETWWAGKHGERWNRTWGEQHNGSGWVHKYGKSSSGEHWDTHEEQETWYEKFPHYGFYHCFENSNILREVQVPSDSLEP, from the exons ATGGCATCAAATCTCAGTTACTATCCACGCGCCACCGCGCACTCCTCTCTCTTCCCTACTACACCGCAACCCCGACGTGAACTACAGCGACTTCTATTTTCCTCAACAGCTAAAACAAGCAGAGGCGGCAGAGTTAAAGCTGTTTTAGATAACAATGGAGAATCTTATCTCGACATGTGGAAGAACGCCGTTGATCGGGAGAACAAGTCTGTTGAGTTTCAAAACATGGCGGAGAGATTATCCGGTACTGAAACTGGCGGTGAGATTTTAAACGATGATTTTGAGAAGAAAACAGAGGATTTCAAGAAGATTGTAGAGTACTCTAAAGAAGAGAGAGACCGTATTCAGAGAATGCAGGTCGTTGATCGTGCTGCCGCCGCAATCGCGGCGGCTCGTGCTATTATTCAGGAAACACGGCCGGTGAATTCTGATGGAGGAGATGATGATCATTTACAGAGTAATAGCACTCAag GAACAACGGATGGGAGCGTCTTTGTGTCTCAATCCGAGACTTCTGGAAATGGAGCGCCTGGTCCGGATTTTTGGTCGTGGACGCCTCCTCCTGATGATAGGACTCAAAATGATTTTGACTTGATGGAAGTTAAGAAGCCTTTAAAACCTCTTTTTCCGAGAAGCCGTGTGGCAGTGAAAGATCGATCTTCGAGTTATCTTGATATTCCACTTCAGAGTAAACTTTCACCAACTGGATTCAATTCTTCTCTTCCTCCATTGCAGTCACTTATGGAGGTTAAGAAAGAAGCGGTCTCTGAATCTAGTCTAGAGACGCCTTCTCTAAAAGAGGAGGAGCGTGAACTTGATCTTGTATTTATGGAACACGCAATAGAAGCAGGTTATGTTCTTGCAACTGAGGAGGAGGACAAAGCATGTAGTGGAGTCGAACCAGATGGATCGAGGTGGTGGAAAGAGAAAGGAATAGAGCGAAGACCTGATGGCGTAATTTGCAGATGGACAATGCTCAGGGGTGTTAGTGTTGATCAAGATGTAGAGTGGCAAGAGAAGTATTGGGAAGCTGCTGATGCGTTCGGTCATAAAGAACTTGGTTCGGAGAAATCAGGCCGAGATGCAACTGGAAATGTATGGCGTGAGTATTGGAAAGAATCTATGTGGCAG GAATCTGGCCTTGTACATTTTGAGAAAACTGCAGATAAGTGGGGAAAGAATGGGACCGGTGATGAATGGCAAGAGAAATGGTGGGAACATTATGATGCCTCAAACAAGGCTGAGAAATGGGCACATAAGTGGTGCACCATTGACCCAAATACACAGCTTGAAGCAGGTCATGCTCATGCCTGGCATGAAAG GTGGGGTGAGAAGTATGATGGATATGGTGGTAGTATAAAATATACTGACAAATGGGCGGAGCGATGTGAGGGTGATGATTGGACAAAGTGGGGTGACAAATGGGATGAACATTTTGATCCAAATGGTCACGGTGTGAAGCAAGGCGAGACATGGTGGGCAGGTAAGCATGGAGAACGGTGGAATCGTACGTGGGGCGAGCAGCACAATGGCTCCGGATGGGTTCACAAGTACGGGAAGAGCAGCAGCGGGGAGCACTGGGACACACACGAGGAGCAAGAGACATGGTACGAGAAATTCCCACACTATGGCTTTTATCACTGCTTCGAGAACTCGAACATTCTTCGGGAAGTTCAGGTCCCTTCAGATAGTCTTGAACCATAA
- the LOC126667631 gene encoding S-protein homolog 21-like, protein MRAPKTYAAHLVVLVMLAMNEACFGIEVGERYNVYIINNLNHNVLKIHCKSKDDDLGEHVLRIKGQFHFTFKANFWGTTLFWCNLKWGKKHGGGYRIFWYRDDLLSMCGYKEKRCTWSARNSGILLRDVRDGGEFKHMYDWQS, encoded by the coding sequence ATGAGAGCTCCCAAAACTTACGCCGCACACTTGGTCGTGTTAGTAATGTTAGCCATGAACGAAGCTTGTTTCGGAATTGAAGTCGGAGAAAGATACAATGTGTACATTATCAACAACTTGAATCATAATGTCCTAAAAATTCATTGCAAATCGAAAGATGATGATCTGGGCGAGCATGTGCTGCGAATAAAGGGGCAATTTCACTTCACATTCAAAGCAAATTTTTGGGGAACGACGTTGTTTTGGTGTAATTTGAAGTGGGGGAAGAAGCACGGCGGCGGATATCGTATTTTCTGGTACAGAGATGATCTTCTTTCAATGTGCGGATATAAAGAAAAGAGGTGTACTTGGTCTGCAAGAAACAGTGGCATCCTGTTGAGAGATGTCCGTGACGGTGGTGAGTTCAAGCATATGTATGATTGGCAATCGTAA